A genomic stretch from Candidatus Ancaeobacter aquaticus includes:
- a CDS encoding glycosyltransferase family 2 protein has translation MKVCVLVPVYNEENHLRELLDGVKTVISDIIVVDDGSTDKSSAVAESAGVHVIRHETNSGKGAALKSGFDYVSKGDWDAVITIDGDGQHDYNEINTFIDRAGEADILIGNRLDDTKSMPIIRLWTNQFTSNVVSKIAGQKIPDSQCGFRLFHKRVLGHIDLKTVRFDSESEILINASQKGYTIASVPVRTIYGTEESKICPSRDVVLFFKLVFKSLYVSKKKKK, from the coding sequence ATGAAAGTATGTGTTCTTGTTCCTGTTTATAATGAAGAAAATCATCTTAGAGAACTGTTAGATGGTGTTAAGACAGTTATTTCGGATATTATAGTTGTTGACGATGGCTCAACAGACAAAAGCAGTGCAGTTGCTGAGTCAGCTGGTGTGCATGTTATCCGCCATGAAACAAATAGTGGAAAGGGTGCAGCACTTAAATCAGGATTTGATTATGTATCAAAAGGTGACTGGGACGCAGTAATAACTATTGATGGTGACGGCCAGCATGACTACAATGAAATCAATACGTTTATTGATAGGGCAGGTGAAGCAGATATCTTGATCGGTAACAGGCTCGATGACACAAAATCAATGCCGATAATCCGTCTGTGGACAAATCAGTTTACATCGAATGTGGTATCAAAAATCGCCGGGCAGAAGATTCCTGATTCACAATGCGGTTTTCGTTTGTTTCATAAACGAGTATTAGGGCATATCGACCTAAAGACTGTCCGATTTGATTCTGAGTCTGAAATACTCATAAATGCGTCACAAAAAGGATATACAATAGCGTCTGTTCCTGTGCGCACCATATACGGTACAGAGGAAAGTAAAATTTGTCCTTCTCGTGATGTTGTACTCTTTTTTAAACTCGTATTTAAAAGCCTTTATGTTTCAAAGAAAAAGAAAAAATAA